The following proteins come from a genomic window of Streptomyces sp. NBC_00539:
- a CDS encoding MerR family transcriptional regulator: MPPRAPVTPADPAPLPAAALSTGAVARRLGVSPTTLRSWERRYAIGPARREDGRHRRWTPADIARLELMCRLTAQGVPPSAAARAALDAAAGGSGAARAATVTPGGSTALPLGEVRTECRGLARAAVRLDAPAVERLLDTALTELGLVVAWEEVIAPTLHAVGRKWASAGERYVEVEHLLSWHVSGALRSRRPAPRRYEAPPVLLACAPDEQHSLPIEALTAALGERGLPTLMFGPALPAEALREAVRRTGPRAAVLWAQSAATADRALARAVAGIEWGPHGARGHSVLLLAGPGWGAGTSGPRTERLFGLRSGLAVIERLWGAPPDPPASGAAPAAPGACGS; this comes from the coding sequence GTGCCGCCCCGCGCACCCGTGACGCCGGCCGATCCCGCGCCGCTGCCCGCCGCCGCGTTGAGTACCGGCGCCGTCGCCCGCCGCCTCGGGGTGTCGCCGACCACGCTGCGGTCCTGGGAGCGCCGGTACGCCATCGGCCCGGCCCGCCGGGAGGACGGCCGCCACCGCCGCTGGACCCCCGCCGACATCGCCCGCCTGGAGCTGATGTGCCGGCTCACCGCGCAGGGCGTGCCCCCCTCGGCGGCGGCCAGGGCCGCGCTCGACGCAGCCGCCGGCGGCTCCGGGGCGGCCCGGGCGGCGACCGTGACGCCGGGCGGGTCCACCGCCCTTCCGCTCGGGGAGGTGCGGACGGAATGCAGGGGGCTCGCACGGGCCGCCGTACGACTGGACGCGCCGGCGGTGGAGCGACTGCTGGACACCGCGCTGACGGAGCTCGGCCTGGTCGTGGCGTGGGAGGAGGTCATCGCGCCGACCCTGCACGCGGTCGGCCGCAAGTGGGCCTCCGCCGGGGAGCGTTACGTGGAGGTGGAGCACCTGCTGTCCTGGCACGTCTCCGGCGCCCTGCGCAGTCGGCGGCCCGCGCCCCGCCGGTACGAGGCGCCGCCGGTGCTCCTGGCCTGCGCCCCGGACGAGCAGCACAGCCTGCCCATCGAGGCACTGACCGCCGCCCTCGGGGAGCGCGGCCTGCCCACCCTGATGTTCGGCCCGGCCCTGCCCGCCGAGGCGCTGCGCGAGGCGGTGCGCCGTACGGGCCCCCGCGCCGCCGTGCTCTGGGCCCAGTCGGCTGCGACCGCGGACCGCGCCCTGGCCAGGGCGGTCGCCGGCATCGAATGGGGGCCGCACGGCGCCCGAGGGCATTCGGTGCTGCTGCTGGCGGGGCCCGGCTGGGGTGCGGGTACGTCCGGTCCGCGCACCGAGCGGCTGTTCGGCCTGCGCTCGGGCCTCGCCGTCATCGAGCGGCTGTGGGGCGCGCCGCCGGATCCCCCAGCGAGCGGCGCAGCACCTGCAGCGCCCGGCGCATGTGGCTCTTGA
- a CDS encoding RNA polymerase sigma factor: protein MEAAYRRWRPLVQSLARRALGDEREAEDVTQQVFLAAWRGRHHYRPGPGGLGAWLTGITRHKVADALEARTRRTRAASAAAHALHERTRSPAAHAPPEPEQALDRLLVLGELSRLPPAQRSVMWLAFYGDLTQTQIAARTGLPLGTVKSHMRRALQVLRRSLGDPAARPTAAR from the coding sequence ATGGAGGCGGCCTACCGCCGCTGGCGGCCGCTGGTGCAGTCCCTCGCACGCCGCGCTCTGGGTGACGAACGCGAGGCGGAGGACGTGACGCAGCAGGTGTTCCTCGCCGCCTGGCGAGGCCGGCACCACTACCGCCCCGGCCCGGGCGGCCTCGGGGCCTGGCTCACCGGCATCACCCGCCACAAGGTGGCCGACGCGCTGGAGGCCAGGACCCGGCGGACCCGGGCCGCCTCGGCCGCCGCGCACGCGCTCCACGAACGCACCCGGTCCCCCGCCGCCCACGCACCGCCGGAGCCCGAGCAGGCGCTGGACCGGCTGCTGGTGCTCGGCGAACTGTCCCGGCTGCCCCCCGCCCAGCGGAGCGTGATGTGGCTGGCGTTCTACGGCGACCTGACCCAGACGCAGATCGCGGCCCGCACCGGTCTGCCGCTGGGCACCGTCAAGAGCCACATGCGCCGGGCGCTGCAGGTGCTGCGCCGCTCGCTGGGGGATCCGGCGGCGCGCCCCACAGCCGCTCGATGA
- a CDS encoding histidine phosphatase family protein — MSDLLLVRHGETAWSASGRHTGLTDVPLAPRGVEEAISLAPFFHDRRPALVLTSPSRRAVATAELAGLTGGIPDPDLHEWDYGGYEGITTAEIRRTRPDWSLWTDGVPPGDAGHPGEDAEQVGARADRALARVDKVLREDRGDAVVVAHGHFLRVLTARYLGLAPQDGRLFLLRTGTLGVLSTEHGLPVVAGWNTRP; from the coding sequence ATGAGCGACTTGTTGCTGGTGAGACATGGTGAGACGGCCTGGAGCGCGAGCGGGCGGCACACCGGCCTGACCGACGTACCGCTGGCCCCCCGCGGCGTCGAGGAAGCCATCTCCCTCGCCCCGTTCTTCCACGACCGCCGTCCCGCCCTGGTCCTGACCAGCCCGTCGCGCCGGGCCGTGGCCACCGCCGAACTCGCCGGACTGACCGGCGGCATCCCCGACCCCGACCTGCACGAATGGGACTACGGCGGCTACGAGGGCATCACCACGGCCGAGATCCGGCGCACCCGGCCGGACTGGTCGCTGTGGACCGACGGGGTCCCGCCGGGCGACGCCGGGCACCCCGGGGAGGACGCGGAACAGGTCGGCGCCCGCGCGGACCGCGCGCTGGCCCGGGTCGACAAGGTCCTGCGCGAGGACCGGGGCGACGCCGTCGTGGTGGCCCACGGCCACTTCCTGCGCGTCCTGACGGCCCGCTACCTCGGTCTCGCCCCGCAGGACGGGCGCCTGTTCCTGCTGCGCACCGGCACGCTCGGCGTCCTGTCCACGGAACACGGTCTGCCGGTCGTCGCGGGCTGGAACACCCGCCCCTGA